DNA from Amorphoplanes friuliensis DSM 7358:
AGACCGGCGACAACCAGATCACGTCGACGCCGAGACCCGCGATGTGGTCGAGGTGATCGATGATGCCGCGAAGGTCGCCCATGCCGTCACCATCGGCGTCGGCGAAACTGCGGGGGTAGATCTGGTAAACGACTGCGCTGTGCCACCAGGGGTTCTCCATAGTCACTCTTTAACACGGGAACCCCGCACGAAACCCCCGTTCCACTTTCATACTGAGCCTCATGAAGGTCGCCCTGCTCGGACCGATCGCCTGGCGCACACCGCCGGTCCACTACGGCCCCTGGGAGCTGATCACCAGCCTGCTCGCCGAGGGCCTGACCGCCCGCGGTGTCGACGTGACACTCTTCGCGACCCTCGACTCGGTCACCAAGGCGGCCCTCGACGGTGTCTGCCCCAGCGGCTACGAGGACACACCCGAGATCGACGGCCGGGTGTGGGAGGCGCTGCACGTCGCGTACGCGCTCGAGCGGTCCGGCGACTTCGACCTCGTGCACAACCACATCGACTGGTTGCCGCTGGCGTTCTCCGCGCACTGCAAGGCGCCGCTGCTGACGACCGTGCACGGCTTCTCGGGGCAGAACATCCTGCCCGCGTACCGGCGGGCGCGGTCGCACTTCGTGTCGATCTCGGACGCCGACCGCTCCCCCGACCTGGACTACCTGGCCACGGTCTACCACGGTGTCGACGTCGAGGGGCTGCCGTTCGATCCGGACGGCGGTGACGACCTGGTCTGCTTCGGGCGCATCCACCCGGACAAGGGCACACACACCGCCATCGAGATCGCCCGCCGGGCCGGGCGCCGGCTGACGCTGTGCGGCATCGTGCAGGACCAGCGCTACTTCGCCGAGCAGGTCGAGCCGCACATCGACGGCGACCGGGTGGTCTACCTCGGCTCGGTCGGGCCCGCCGACCGGGCGCGGATCCTCGGCGGGAGCGCGGCCCTGCTGCACCCGATCCTGTTCGCCGAGCCGTTCGGGTTGTCCGTGGTCGAGTCGATGATCTGCGGGACGCCCGTGGTCGCGTACCGGAAGGGCTCGATGGCCGAGGTCGTCGACGACGGGGTGACCGGGCGGCTGGCCGAGGACGTGGATCAGGCGGTCGCGGCCGTGGCGGGCATCGGCGCGCTGGACCGGGCAGCCTGCCGGGCCCGCGCCCGATCACGGTTCGGCGCGGACCGGATGGTCGACGACTACCTGCAGATTTACCGCGAATTGGTCAGGTGAATAGGCCGTTCTTGTTAATGTTCTATTACCGAATTGCGGCATTTTATGTGCCACTGAATAGCTGAAGCGTGCGCTCACGCTCCATGCCCGCGCGCGCCGGTCCGTGCTGCGGGGAGGCAGCCGCCTGATCAGAAAGGCCTGTCATGCCCGCCACGTACGGCTTCCTGAGCACCTATCCCCCCACGCAATGCGGCCTGGCGACGTTCAACGCGGCGCTCGCCAGCCACCTGACCGGCGGTACGCCCGGCAGCGGTGTGGTCCGGCTGCTCTCCGCCGACGCGGCCGGGGGTGGCCTGGAGGTCGACCCGACGGCGCCACGGGTCGTGCACACCTGGCACACGGACAACTCCGGTGGCTGGGTGGCCGCGGCCAACACGCTCAACCGCTTCGACGTCGCCGTGGTGCAGCACGAGTACGGCATCTACCCCGGCGCGGACGGCGACGAGGTGCTGCCGCTGCTGCGGGCGGTCAAGGTGCCCAAGATCGTGGTGCTGCACACCGTGCTGAGCACACCCTCGCCGATGCAGCGCCGCGTCCTCGAGAAGATCGTCGCCGCGGCCGACGCGGTCGTGACCATGACCGACACCGCGCGGCAGCGCCTGACCGACGGCTACCGCGTCGACGCCCGCAAGGTCACCGTCATCCCGCACGGCGCCGGCAGCCACTCCAGCGCGCCGCGCGAGGCGCACGACATCCCGCACCTGCTCACGTGGGGTCTGCTCGGGCCCGGCAAGGGTGTCGAGTGGGCGCTGCGGTCCCTCGCCCTGCTGACCGACCTGCAGCCCATGCCGACCTACACCGTCGCCGGGCGGACGCACCCGAAGGTGCTCGAGCACCACGGCGACGTCTACCGGGAGTCGTTGCAGGATCTCGCGGCCGAGCTCGGCGTCACCGCCCAAATCCGGTGGGACGACGTCTACCACGACCAGGCGACACTCAGCCGGCTGATCCGCTCGGCCGACGTGGTGGTCCTCCCGTACGACTCGACGGAGCAGGTCACGTCCGGCGTCCTGATCGAGGCGGTCGGTGCGGGCGTACCGGTGGTGGCGACGGAGTTCCCGCACGCCGTGGAGCTGCTGGCCGACGGCCCAGGGCTGCTGGTGCCGCATCAGGACCCGGAGGCGATGGCCGCTGCCATCCGCCACCTCCTCGCGGCGCCGGACGTGGCGAACCACCTGACCGGCCTGGCCGGCGGACCGACCCTGCGCTGGCCCGCGGTGGCCGCGCGCTACCAGTCGCTGGCCGCGCGGCTGGTCCGGGACCGCACGCCCGTCACCACCTCCGTTCCCGCGTGAGCCACACGTTGCGGCTGGTGCCGCCACCGATCCGTCTGGTCGACGCGCCCGAGCCCAACTGGGCGCAGATCGCCCGGCTCTCCGACGACACCGGGCTCCTCGAGCACGCCCGTAACGCGATCCCGCGGCGCGAGCACGGGTACTGCGTGGACGACGTGTCCCGCGGCCTGCTCGTCGTCGCCCGGGAACCGCAACCGACCGCGCTGGTCTGCGGGCTGGCCGAGCGTTACCTGGCCTTCCTCACTCACGCCCTCGCACCCGACGGCACCTGCCGCAACCGCATGGGCTACGACCGGGTCTGGCACGACGAGCCCAGCCTCGGCGACTGGTGGGGACGGGCCGTCTGGGGTCTGGGCACCGCGGCGGCCCGCTGCCCGGTGGCGTGGATCCGGGCCGAGGCCCGGGAGGCGTTCGGCCTCGCGGCCCGGCAGCGGTCACCCTGGCCGCGGGCGATGGCCTTCGCCGGGCTGGGCGCGGCCGAGGTGCTGCGCGCCGATCCCCGGTCCGGCACCGCGGCGTCCCTGCTCGGTGACGCGGCCACGGTCATCGGCCTGCCCGGCACCGATCCGGAGTGGACCTGGCCGGAACGCGAGCTGACCTACGCGAACCCGGCGCTGGCCGAGGTGCTCATCCACGCCGGTGACCTGCTCGGCGACGAGCCGCTGCTGGCCGACGGGCTGCGGATGCTCACCTGGCTGTGCCGCATGCAGGAGCACCACGGCCACCTCTCCACCGTCCCGGTCGGCGGCTGGCGGCCGGACGTCCCCAAGCACCGCCACGACCAGCAGCCGATCGAGGCAGCAGCGACCGCCGACGCGTGCGCGACGGCGGCCCTGGTCACCGGGGACGACCGCTGGGACGCCCCGCTGTTCCAGTCCATCGCCTGGTTCCTGGGCGACAACGACTCCGGCGCCGTCATGTACGACCCCCTGACCGGTGGTGGATATGACGGATTGACCCCGGATGGACCTAATCTGAATCAAGGCGCCGAATCCACCCTCGCGCTCGTCTCCACGTTGCAGCACGCACGCGCGCTGGCGAGCAGGAGCGCGACCCGACCGTCAGGCGGACTCCCATGACCGCAACGCTGGACCCCCACACCGACGTCCGGACGACCTCACTCGCTCTGCGGCACGCGCTGACGATGCAGCCCGACGGCCGGCGGGTCGTCATCAAGCTGTTCGTGCCCGGCGAGGACGCCCAGCTGGGCCAGAACCGCGCCTCGTCGATCATCGAGCGGATCCTGCAGCTCGACGAGGACGAGATCACCCGGCTGCTCGACGACGTGCTGGCACGCTTCTCCGGGCGCCACCACGACATCTGCGCGACCTTCCAGCACCACTACGACCTGGTGCACCACCGGGTGCCGCCGGACATCGAGCTGTCGCCGAGCGCCCGGGCACTGATCGGCGCGTACTTCAGCCACGAGTTCTCCGTCGAGGCCGCGGCGCTGTGCAACCCGTCGATGGTTCCGCACCCCGATCAGAGCGGGCTGGCCCCCGGGGAACTGCGGACCGCGATCAGCCTGCGCCAGATCGGCGAAGGTCACATCTCCTCGGTCGGCTTCTGCTCGGCGATCCTCGGTCCGGACGAGACGATCCGGCTCGAGGACCGCGACGGACCCCTGATGATCGGCCAGCGGGTCGGCGCCAAGCACCAGCGTGACCTGCTCGCCGCCGGTCTGGCCGAGGAGGACCTGGACAACGAGATCACCGCCACCGTGCTGTCCTCGCTGCCCGAACGCTACGACGACGACGAGTTCGAGGACGTGCTCGGTCACCTGCCCGGCGAGCTGCTCGCCCGGCCGACCGCGAACGAGACCCTCGAGGCCATCCGGCGCATCGTGGCCAGCGACTACGCCGTGACCTTCCCGGCCACGGTGCCGCTGCACGAGCGGGTGCTCTGGCCGGCCACACCGGCCGAGAGCAACGGCATGGAGGACGCCCGCTTCGTGCAGGTCGAGGAGGCGGACGGGCGCGTGGCCTACCACGCCACCTACACCGCGTACGACGGACGGCACATCGGTGGCCGGATGATGCACACCCGCGACCTGCGGCACTTCGAGGTGACCGCGCTGCGGGGACCGGCGGCCCGCAACAAGGGCATGGCGCTCTTCCCGCGACCGGTCGGCGGGCGGCACCTCGCCCTGTGCCGGTCCGACGGCGAGACGCTCGGCCTGAGCACTCGCGACGAGCAGAACCGCTGGCAGGACGCGGTGCCGCTGCTCATGCCGCACCGCGGCTGGGACCTGATCCAGGTGGGCAACTGCGGCTCACCGGTGGAGACCACCGCGGGCTGGCTCGTCCTGACCCACGGCGTCGGCCCGATGCGCCGGTACGCCATCGGCGCGATGCTCCTCGACCTCGACAACCCGGAACGTGTCCTGGCCGACCTGCCCCACGGCCTGCTGGAACCCGACGAGATCGAGCGCGAGGGCTACGTCCCCAACGTCGTCTACTCCTGCGGCGGTGTCGTGCACGCCGGGCGCTTCTGGTTGCCGTACGGCGCGAGTGACGTCCGGGTCGGCTTCGCCAGCATCTCGCTGGACAAACTGCTCGACGCGATGGTGCCCGTCGCCTAACGAGCGTCGTGCACGAGGAGCGCCACCTGGACGCGGTTCGTCAGCTCCAGTTTGGTGAGGATCCGGGACACGTACGCCTTGACCGTCGCCGTGCTCATCCGTAGGGCCGTACCGATCTCCTGATTGGTGCGGCCCTGCGCCACGAGCAGCGCGACCTCACGTTCCCCGGGGCTGAGCCGGCTCAGGGCCGCACGGGCCCGCTCACGACCGGGATCGGCCCCCGCCGCCGCGACGAAGGTCATCATCCGGCGCAGCACCTCGGGCGACATCATCGGCTCACCCGCCGCCACCCTGCGTACGGCCCGGGCGATCTCGACGGGCGGCGTGTGTTTGAGCAGGAAGCCGCTGGCACCGGCCCGCATCGCCCGCAGCACGTGGGCGTCGGTGTCGAAGGTGGTCAGCACGATCACCTCGGGGGGATCCCGGCGGGCCCGCAGCGTCTCGGTGGCGGTCAGCCCGTCCATCCCCGGCATCCGGATGTCCATCAGCACCACGTCCGGCCGGTGGGTGTTGACCGCCGCGGCGACCTCGGTGCCGTCGGAGGCCGAACCGGCCACCTCGATGCCGTCGAACGCGCCCAGCATCATGGTCAGCCCCGCGCGGACGAGTGCGTCGTCGTCGACGAGCAGCACACGGACCTTCGCGCCGGGATCAGCACCCGCTGTCGTCAAGATCGGCTTCTCTCGCTAGATTGACGTGCATGGATGGATCGAGGACCACACGCCGGGGACTTCTCAAGCTGAGCGGCGCTGCCGCGTTCACCGCGGCTGCCGGTGGCACCGCGCTGGCGGCTCTGCCGGCCTCCGCCGACGACGCGGTGCCGTTCCACCTGGGGACCTACACCTCCGCCGGCGGCCCGGGCATTCAGGCCGGCCACCTCGACGCGGAGACGGGCACACCGGTCGCCGAGGCGAGCACCGCGGCGGTCACTGAGGCGTCCTGGCTCGCAACCGGCCCCGTCAGCGACATCCTCTACGCCATCAGCGAGCAGAACGCCGGCACGGTCAACACCCTTGCTCCCGGGCTCGAACTGCTCGGCACGACCCCCACCGGCAACGGCCCGGCCCACCTCGCCGTCCACCCCGAGGGCCGCTTCCTCTTCGTGTCGCTCTACGGCGGCGGCGCGGTCGTCACCCACCCGATCAACCCCGACGGGACCGTGGCCGCGGCCAGCGACACCCGCCGGCAGGGCATCAACGGCCGCCAGTCCCACGCCCACCAGGTCGTGATCGACCCCACGGGTGCGTACGTCCTCGCGGTCGACCTGGGCGTCGACACCGTCTTCACCTACACGCTGGACAGCGCGGCGGGCACGCTCGACGAGGTCGCGCGGACCGTGCTGGCACCGGGCAGCGGACCCCGGCACCTGGCCTTCCACCCCGGGGGCGCCTTCGCCTACGTGGCCGGCGAGCTCGACTCGACCGTCACCGTCTGCGCGTGGGAGGACGGCGTCCTCAAGCCCGG
Protein-coding regions in this window:
- a CDS encoding glycosyltransferase family 4 protein, with the translated sequence MKVALLGPIAWRTPPVHYGPWELITSLLAEGLTARGVDVTLFATLDSVTKAALDGVCPSGYEDTPEIDGRVWEALHVAYALERSGDFDLVHNHIDWLPLAFSAHCKAPLLTTVHGFSGQNILPAYRRARSHFVSISDADRSPDLDYLATVYHGVDVEGLPFDPDGGDDLVCFGRIHPDKGTHTAIEIARRAGRRLTLCGIVQDQRYFAEQVEPHIDGDRVVYLGSVGPADRARILGGSAALLHPILFAEPFGLSVVESMICGTPVVAYRKGSMAEVVDDGVTGRLAEDVDQAVAAVAGIGALDRAACRARARSRFGADRMVDDYLQIYRELVR
- a CDS encoding glycoside hydrolase family 130 protein; protein product: MTATLDPHTDVRTTSLALRHALTMQPDGRRVVIKLFVPGEDAQLGQNRASSIIERILQLDEDEITRLLDDVLARFSGRHHDICATFQHHYDLVHHRVPPDIELSPSARALIGAYFSHEFSVEAAALCNPSMVPHPDQSGLAPGELRTAISLRQIGEGHISSVGFCSAILGPDETIRLEDRDGPLMIGQRVGAKHQRDLLAAGLAEEDLDNEITATVLSSLPERYDDDEFEDVLGHLPGELLARPTANETLEAIRRIVASDYAVTFPATVPLHERVLWPATPAESNGMEDARFVQVEEADGRVAYHATYTAYDGRHIGGRMMHTRDLRHFEVTALRGPAARNKGMALFPRPVGGRHLALCRSDGETLGLSTRDEQNRWQDAVPLLMPHRGWDLIQVGNCGSPVETTAGWLVLTHGVGPMRRYAIGAMLLDLDNPERVLADLPHGLLEPDEIEREGYVPNVVYSCGGVVHAGRFWLPYGASDVRVGFASISLDKLLDAMVPVA
- a CDS encoding glycosyltransferase, which codes for MPATYGFLSTYPPTQCGLATFNAALASHLTGGTPGSGVVRLLSADAAGGGLEVDPTAPRVVHTWHTDNSGGWVAAANTLNRFDVAVVQHEYGIYPGADGDEVLPLLRAVKVPKIVVLHTVLSTPSPMQRRVLEKIVAAADAVVTMTDTARQRLTDGYRVDARKVTVIPHGAGSHSSAPREAHDIPHLLTWGLLGPGKGVEWALRSLALLTDLQPMPTYTVAGRTHPKVLEHHGDVYRESLQDLAAELGVTAQIRWDDVYHDQATLSRLIRSADVVVLPYDSTEQVTSGVLIEAVGAGVPVVATEFPHAVELLADGPGLLVPHQDPEAMAAAIRHLLAAPDVANHLTGLAGGPTLRWPAVAARYQSLAARLVRDRTPVTTSVPA
- a CDS encoding lactonase family protein; translation: MDGSRTTRRGLLKLSGAAAFTAAAGGTALAALPASADDAVPFHLGTYTSAGGPGIQAGHLDAETGTPVAEASTAAVTEASWLATGPVSDILYAISEQNAGTVNTLAPGLELLGTTPTGNGPAHLAVHPEGRFLFVSLYGGGAVVTHPINPDGTVAAASDTRRQGINGRQSHAHQVVIDPTGAYVLAVDLGVDTVFTYTLDSAAGTLDEVARTVLAPGSGPRHLAFHPGGAFAYVAGELDSTVTVCAWEDGVLKPGQVIEAAPDTGVTNYPGEIVVSADGRFVYLSNRGTNTVGVFATSDEGATLTRVAAPSCGGDWPRHLALDPAGERLYVANQRSGTVTWLPIDTTTGVPGAVAGSFPAPGAAQILI
- a CDS encoding response regulator, with the translated sequence MMLGAFDGIEVAGSASDGTEVAAAVNTHRPDVVLMDIRMPGMDGLTATETLRARRDPPEVIVLTTFDTDAHVLRAMRAGASGFLLKHTPPVEIARAVRRVAAGEPMMSPEVLRRMMTFVAAAGADPGRERARAALSRLSPGEREVALLVAQGRTNQEIGTALRMSTATVKAYVSRILTKLELTNRVQVALLVHDAR
- a CDS encoding glycosyltransferase produces the protein MSHTLRLVPPPIRLVDAPEPNWAQIARLSDDTGLLEHARNAIPRREHGYCVDDVSRGLLVVAREPQPTALVCGLAERYLAFLTHALAPDGTCRNRMGYDRVWHDEPSLGDWWGRAVWGLGTAAARCPVAWIRAEAREAFGLAARQRSPWPRAMAFAGLGAAEVLRADPRSGTAASLLGDAATVIGLPGTDPEWTWPERELTYANPALAEVLIHAGDLLGDEPLLADGLRMLTWLCRMQEHHGHLSTVPVGGWRPDVPKHRHDQQPIEAAATADACATAALVTGDDRWDAPLFQSIAWFLGDNDSGAVMYDPLTGGGYDGLTPDGPNLNQGAESTLALVSTLQHARALASRSATRPSGGLP